The following coding sequences lie in one Sorex araneus isolate mSorAra2 chromosome 4, mSorAra2.pri, whole genome shotgun sequence genomic window:
- the JAGN1 gene encoding protein jagunal homolog 1 — protein sequence MHYQMSVTLKYEIKKLIYVHLVLWLLLVAKMTVGHLKLLSHDQVAMPYQWEYPYLLSVAPSLLGLLSFPRNNISYLVLSMISVGLFSIAPLIYGSMEMFPAAQQLYRHGKAYRFLFGFSAVSVMYLVLVLAVQVHAWQLYYSKKLLDSWFTSTQEKKRK from the exons ATGCACTACCAGATGAG CGTGACCCTCAAGTATGAGATCAAGAAGCTCATCTACGTGCACCTGGTCCTCTGGCTGCTGCTGGTCGCCAAGATGACCGTGGGGCACCTGAAGCTCCTGTCGCATGACCAGGTGGCCATGCCCTACCAGTGGGAGTACCCGTACCTGCTGAGCGTCGCGCCCTCGCTGCTGGGCCTCCTGTCCTTCCCGCGCAACAACATCAGCTACCTGGTGCTGTCCATGATCAGCGTGGGGCTCTTCTCCATCGCGCCCCTCATCTACGGCAGCATGGAGATGTTCCCCGCCGCGCAGCAGCTCTACCGCCACGGCAAGGCCTACCGCTTCCTCTTCGGCTTCTCGGCCGTGTCCGTCATGTacctggtgctggtgctggccGTGCAGGTGCACGCCTGGCAGCTCTACTACAGCAAGAAGCTCCTGGACTCCTGGTTCACCAGCACGCAGGAGAAGAAGCGGAAGTGA